TGTATTGTCATTCTTTTAGGCCTTGCTTCTAGGGCGTTTCCTTTGGATTGGTGGGGTGACCAATATATAGGCGATGTACTATGGGCTCTGATGGTATTCTATTTATTCGCAACAGTTTTCCATAGAAAAGATACCTATTGGATTGCAGTAGTCGCTATAGGTTTTGCATTTGCCATTGAGATCAGTCAGTTGTATCAAGGGGACTGGATAAACTCCATTCGGTACACTAGAGTTGGTGGACTTATTTTAGGGTATGGATTTTTATGGTCGGATTTAGTTGCTTATATTGTAGGGGTTTCCATCGGTGCTATTTCTGATCGATATTTATATAAAAGTGAGGGGTAATATTTGATGGAACAAATTGAAGGTATGGATATACGCCCAGTTACTGATGAAGATTTGGATGAAGTATTGCACTTATTCTACCAAACGGTTCACACTATAAATGCTCAAGATTATCGGCAGGACCAGCTTGATACTTGGGCACCGCAACATCCAGATAAGGAAAAATGGTTAACTTCGTTACGAAGCAACATTGCTTATGTTATCAA
The nucleotide sequence above comes from Desulfuribacillus stibiiarsenatis. Encoded proteins:
- a CDS encoding DUF2809 domain-containing protein, producing MLKRNRIMYATFVCIVILLGLASRAFPLDWWGDQYIGDVLWALMVFYLFATVFHRKDTYWIAVVAIGFAFAIEISQLYQGDWINSIRYTRVGGLILGYGFLWSDLVAYIVGVSIGAISDRYLYKSEG